From the genome of Pirellulaceae bacterium, one region includes:
- a CDS encoding VCBS repeat-containing protein, whose protein sequence is MSLIGVMFGSLDSGWAVEQWPSEKLSEKAHAQLEQLAQEIVNTEEKNEQSLLNRSGGSLFLPQRSNADRLRTVDPFIIRWFTDTPKQPSPLSDLTVRLGRLWPQAQASDCKFKIVRVRLQDDRLETVARVAISGAGPRGRFECLSRWAIDWREAADEQLSVERISISELVLVELKIASGKSLLNDQTQKLFAKTPVFRQQLALGQPYWLRRIESMHGILNVGQNGLSVADVNGDGRDDLYVCQPGGLPNRLFLQNSQGILEDASARFGVDLLDNTHSSLWLDLDNDGDQDLVLSTVAALLIFENENNSTCVLKKSWAEVPDAYSLAAADYDQDGRLDLFACAYFPSGADVQSLPVPIPYFDAKNGGRNRLLRNLGEWQFEDVTRAVGLESDNHRFSYAAIWVDTDKDGREDLYVANDFGPDNLYLNVGGRFEERSDAAGLVHGAFGMSASVADFDRDGKDDIYVGNMYSSAGNRVTRQSRFRPEANSTQRMRFQRLAAGNSLFRNQGNGRFEEIATDAGVAMGRWSWSSNFMDLNNDGWEDLLVTNGYITGEDPGDL, encoded by the coding sequence ATGAGTCTCATCGGTGTCATGTTTGGAAGTCTTGACAGCGGCTGGGCTGTTGAACAATGGCCATCAGAAAAGCTGAGTGAGAAGGCTCATGCTCAACTCGAACAATTGGCACAGGAGATTGTTAACACTGAGGAGAAAAATGAGCAGTCGCTTCTGAATCGCTCAGGGGGCAGCCTGTTTTTGCCTCAGCGAAGCAACGCTGATCGATTAAGGACGGTTGATCCGTTCATCATTAGGTGGTTTACAGACACGCCCAAGCAACCGTCGCCTCTGTCGGATCTTACCGTGCGCTTGGGGCGGCTTTGGCCCCAAGCGCAAGCAAGCGATTGTAAATTTAAGATCGTACGTGTCCGTCTCCAAGATGATCGACTTGAGACGGTTGCCCGCGTGGCGATCTCAGGGGCAGGGCCCCGGGGCCGGTTCGAATGCTTGTCCCGTTGGGCGATCGACTGGCGAGAGGCAGCAGATGAGCAGTTGTCGGTGGAACGCATTTCGATTTCGGAACTTGTGCTCGTTGAGCTGAAGATAGCCAGTGGGAAATCGTTGCTGAATGACCAGACCCAAAAGCTCTTCGCGAAAACGCCCGTGTTCCGACAACAGTTGGCACTCGGACAACCCTATTGGCTTCGTCGGATTGAGTCGATGCACGGCATTTTGAATGTGGGGCAAAACGGTCTGTCCGTCGCGGATGTGAACGGCGACGGACGAGATGATCTTTACGTATGTCAGCCTGGAGGCCTGCCAAATCGCCTCTTTTTGCAAAACTCCCAGGGAATCCTCGAGGATGCTTCTGCACGCTTCGGAGTTGATCTACTCGATAACACGCATAGCAGTTTGTGGCTTGATCTTGATAACGACGGAGATCAGGACCTCGTACTTTCCACCGTTGCGGCGTTGCTCATTTTTGAAAATGAAAACAACAGCACTTGCGTCCTGAAAAAATCGTGGGCTGAGGTTCCCGATGCCTACAGTCTCGCTGCAGCGGATTATGATCAAGATGGCCGGTTAGATTTATTTGCATGTGCCTATTTTCCATCGGGTGCCGATGTTCAATCTTTACCGGTGCCAATCCCCTATTTTGATGCCAAGAATGGTGGTCGCAATCGATTGCTGCGAAATCTGGGAGAGTGGCAGTTCGAGGATGTTACCCGCGCAGTGGGCCTGGAGAGCGACAACCATCGTTTTAGCTATGCAGCGATTTGGGTCGATACGGATAAAGATGGTCGAGAGGATCTTTATGTGGCTAATGATTTTGGGCCAGATAATCTCTATCTCAATGTTGGGGGGCGCTTTGAGGAGCGAAGCGACGCGGCCGGATTAGTACACGGTGCGTTTGGAATGTCTGCCTCGGTCGCAGACTTTGATCGGGATGGAAAGGACGACATCTACGTTGGAAATATGTATTCGTCCGCGGGGAACCGAGTCACGCGTCAAAGTCGCTTTCGGCCCGAGGCAAATTCGACGCAACGTATGCGATTTCAGCGGTTGGCAGCGGGCAACAGCCTGTTTCGAAATCAGGGGAATGGACGCTTTGAGGAAATTGCCACGGACGCTGGTGTCGCGATGGGACGTTGGAGCTGGAGTTCCAACTTCATGGACCTCAATAACGACGGCTGGGAAGATCTGTTAGTCACCAACGGTTACATCACAGGGGAGGATCCGGGAGATTTGTGA